The following proteins are co-located in the Maridesulfovibrio sp. genome:
- the ybgF gene encoding tol-pal system protein YbgF, translating to MQYLRILLIVVLAVVVSGCFAAKQSEEPVKPAWGGSEEWRLKSLEENFLHFKEGMRQQNDLIESNHKDTTAQIEKLQERMTELDSTLAELKENQQKMMAMKVEQEIPAEETVVAEEVVVGGNSSSEEKPWMIVPGEAAATPASSPAATPKPVSALSGDALYQEGVRLVMNDNPLKARGLLEQYLAQNPSSNLAPNALYWIGETYYSEKSFAQSILKFKEVSRRFPKAGKVPDAMLKIGLAYDKLGDRENAVFYLRTLIEDYPKSAPANIGRERLRAIEG from the coding sequence ATGCAGTACTTACGAATCCTTCTTATTGTTGTTCTGGCCGTCGTTGTGAGCGGATGTTTTGCGGCAAAGCAGTCTGAAGAGCCTGTTAAGCCCGCATGGGGCGGTAGCGAAGAGTGGCGCCTTAAGAGTCTTGAAGAGAATTTTTTACATTTCAAGGAAGGAATGCGTCAACAGAATGATCTGATTGAAAGCAATCACAAAGACACCACTGCTCAAATTGAAAAGCTTCAGGAACGGATGACCGAACTGGACAGCACTCTTGCCGAGCTCAAGGAAAATCAGCAAAAGATGATGGCTATGAAGGTCGAACAGGAAATTCCTGCAGAAGAAACAGTAGTAGCCGAAGAAGTTGTCGTTGGCGGTAATAGCAGCAGCGAAGAAAAACCTTGGATGATTGTTCCCGGTGAAGCTGCAGCTACGCCCGCTTCGAGTCCTGCGGCTACTCCGAAACCTGTTTCTGCTTTAAGCGGAGATGCCCTGTATCAGGAAGGCGTGCGGCTGGTGATGAACGATAATCCTCTGAAGGCACGTGGACTGCTGGAGCAATATCTTGCCCAGAATCCTTCTTCCAATCTTGCTCCGAATGCTCTTTATTGGATTGGTGAAACATACTATTCTGAAAAGAGCTTTGCCCAGTCCATTCTTAAATTCAAGGAAGTTAGCAGGCGTTTTCCCAAGGCCGGGAAAGTCCCCGATGCCATGCTCAAGATCGGTTTGGCCTACGATAAGCTGGGTGACCGCGAGAATGCTGTTTTTTACCTGCGTACTCTGATTGAAGATTATCCTAAGTCTGCTCCTGCCAATATCGGCAGGGAACGTCTGCGTGCAATCGAAGGCTAG
- the dprA gene encoding DNA-processing protein DprA, whose translation MSSLQEEYFACLALRYTPGLGPKSWGPILKYYPTAYEGLKDAVNWPSLKLASEKSSRAAKNEEWRSKAEKEYREAMRLEFGILPWTHPLFPDLLKELPDPPTCLYYFGDPKLLSNPAVGIVGSRNSGRLGMEYAARLAADLSRSGITVTSGFAKGIDTCAHEAALHGVGSTIAVLGTGLDFDSYPPDSDWLRRGVIESGLIISEFPPGTKPFARNFPFRNRLISGLSVGVVVVEAEIASGSLVTARLAGEQGREVMAMPGPSGDKSFAGCLKLIKEGAALVETADDVLLNIRHALDIGNISGQKAVAGAERKLPVKREDKGSLSKQVDVAAISKPAAPIIDINSLEPPESDIAKALQSGGKLHIDEIARAAGIDVSVAGAVVLSMEVKGMVVRFPGMYYDLRC comes from the coding sequence GTGAGTTCTCTTCAGGAAGAATATTTTGCATGTCTGGCCCTGCGCTATACGCCGGGGCTTGGGCCTAAATCATGGGGACCGATCCTCAAATATTATCCAACAGCTTACGAAGGTCTTAAGGACGCGGTAAACTGGCCTTCCCTTAAACTTGCTTCCGAAAAGAGCTCCAGAGCCGCAAAAAATGAAGAGTGGCGTTCCAAGGCTGAAAAAGAATACCGTGAGGCTATGCGTCTTGAATTTGGCATTCTGCCGTGGACGCATCCTCTATTCCCCGATCTTCTTAAAGAATTACCTGATCCTCCAACCTGCCTGTATTACTTCGGTGATCCGAAGCTGCTCTCCAATCCGGCTGTCGGTATTGTGGGCTCACGCAATAGCGGACGACTCGGAATGGAATATGCCGCAAGGCTTGCCGCGGATTTGTCAAGAAGCGGGATTACTGTCACTTCCGGCTTTGCAAAAGGTATAGATACCTGCGCTCATGAAGCTGCCTTGCACGGCGTAGGTTCAACAATAGCTGTACTTGGGACTGGTTTGGATTTTGATTCCTATCCGCCGGACAGTGACTGGCTGCGTAGAGGGGTGATTGAGTCCGGACTGATAATTTCTGAATTTCCGCCCGGAACAAAGCCTTTTGCCCGTAATTTTCCTTTTCGCAACCGGCTGATCAGCGGGTTGAGTGTAGGTGTTGTGGTTGTGGAGGCTGAAATTGCCAGCGGCAGTCTCGTTACAGCCCGTCTTGCCGGAGAGCAGGGCAGGGAAGTAATGGCTATGCCCGGTCCCAGCGGAGACAAAAGCTTTGCCGGATGTTTGAAATTGATTAAGGAAGGCGCAGCTCTTGTGGAAACCGCAGATGATGTATTACTGAACATCAGGCACGCCCTCGATATTGGGAATATTTCCGGGCAGAAGGCGGTTGCAGGGGCCGAGCGTAAGCTCCCTGTTAAAAGGGAGGACAAAGGCAGTCTGTCCAAACAGGTTGATGTTGCTGCCATAAGCAAACCTGCCGCGCCGATTATTGATATTAATTCCCTTGAACCGCCGGAGTCAGACATTGCTAAAGCTCTCCAAAGTGGGGGTAAGCTGCATATTGATGAGATCGCCCGTGCGGCGGGAATTGATGTTTCCGTGGCCGGAGCAGTTGTACTGAGCATGGAGGTCAAGGGAATGGTTGTGCGCTTTCCCGGCATGTATTATGATCTCCGGTGTTAA
- a CDS encoding HDOD domain-containing protein, translated as MVDQDLKTSVKGQILSTSDLPTLPSVLDEVTKLVDDPNSSTEQVAKVISQDQVLSAKVLKMVNSPIYGFPGRITTIQHALVLLGLNVIRGIIISTSVFDMIQQAMSGLWEHSLGCAMASGAIAKAAGFEDPEEFTVAGLLHDLGKVVTAVQLPELNEAVRMTVKEKDLTYYEAERQILGFGHDRINAWLARHWHLPPNVREAMTYHHHPDRAQHYQQTAAVVHVGDFIVRLFEYGNGGDDQIAYFKPAAMKILKLKMKDLEPVMDEVSDKFMEISDLTF; from the coding sequence ATGGTCGATCAGGATCTTAAAACCAGTGTAAAAGGTCAGATTCTTTCTACTTCCGACCTTCCTACCCTGCCTTCTGTGCTTGATGAGGTTACCAAGCTTGTAGATGACCCCAACTCATCAACCGAACAGGTCGCAAAAGTTATTTCACAGGATCAGGTACTTTCCGCAAAAGTCCTCAAAATGGTTAACTCGCCCATTTATGGCTTTCCGGGAAGGATCACCACCATTCAGCATGCCCTTGTTTTGCTCGGCCTGAACGTAATTCGCGGCATTATTATTTCTACCTCTGTCTTTGACATGATTCAGCAGGCCATGTCCGGTCTTTGGGAGCACAGCCTCGGTTGCGCCATGGCCAGTGGTGCAATTGCCAAGGCTGCAGGATTCGAAGATCCTGAAGAATTCACCGTGGCCGGATTGCTTCATGATCTCGGTAAAGTCGTTACTGCAGTGCAGCTGCCGGAACTCAATGAAGCAGTGCGTATGACTGTTAAGGAAAAAGACCTGACCTACTATGAGGCTGAACGCCAGATTCTCGGCTTCGGTCATGACCGCATCAACGCTTGGCTGGCCAGACATTGGCACCTTCCGCCCAATGTTCGTGAAGCCATGACTTATCACCATCATCCTGATCGTGCCCAGCATTACCAGCAGACTGCCGCAGTGGTTCATGTCGGTGATTTTATTGTTCGTCTTTTTGAATACGGAAACGGCGGAGATGATCAGATTGCGTATTTCAAGCCTGCGGCCATGAAGATATTGAAATTGAAAATGAAGGATCTTGAACCGGTCATGGATGAAGTATCCGATAAGTTCATGGAGATATCCGACCTGACCTTCTAG
- a CDS encoding GGDEF domain-containing response regulator: MVDVKRLAMDKNKDHGLLGLTKYKAILVSPDNSLRDLLFEIWPPDVLEFTCYTKARGAVEHLFNDPPDLLIVDSRVEDVPAQELARLVKSENVYRQLPVIICLDDTDLQHSWDWNKVEVDDFLVRPFFLPVVRERVNLTLCRALRALDANPLSKLPGNTSIIQKIQSLIDRKQDFALAYCDLDYFKSFNDKYGFSRGDEVLMMSARIIVNTVKSFAGEQTFVGHVGGDDFVVITSPDIIEEVCQRIIFSFDGIVPNFYDMEDRQRKSIVSKDRQGNTQTFPLMAISIAVVFNINGKMKHFGEASAIAMALKKKAKENPKSSYVLDRRNNK, from the coding sequence ATGGTTGATGTTAAACGGTTGGCTATGGACAAGAATAAGGATCACGGCCTGTTGGGGCTGACAAAATATAAGGCTATTCTGGTTTCTCCGGATAATTCATTGCGCGACCTGCTATTTGAAATCTGGCCGCCGGATGTGCTTGAATTTACCTGCTATACTAAAGCCCGTGGGGCTGTAGAACATCTTTTCAATGATCCGCCGGACCTGCTCATTGTGGACAGCAGGGTGGAAGATGTCCCGGCGCAGGAATTGGCCCGTCTGGTTAAGAGTGAGAACGTCTACCGGCAGCTTCCGGTAATCATCTGTCTGGATGATACAGATCTTCAGCATTCATGGGATTGGAACAAGGTTGAGGTTGATGATTTTCTGGTTCGGCCTTTTTTCCTGCCTGTAGTCAGGGAAAGGGTTAACCTGACACTTTGCCGCGCTCTCCGTGCACTTGATGCCAACCCCTTGTCCAAGCTTCCGGGCAACACTTCCATTATCCAGAAGATTCAAAGTCTGATTGACCGCAAGCAGGATTTTGCTCTTGCCTATTGCGACCTTGATTACTTCAAGTCCTTTAACGATAAGTACGGCTTCTCCCGCGGCGATGAAGTCCTGATGATGAGTGCGCGCATTATCGTCAACACGGTTAAGAGTTTTGCAGGCGAGCAGACTTTTGTGGGGCACGTGGGTGGCGATGACTTTGTCGTCATTACTTCCCCGGATATTATTGAAGAAGTCTGCCAGCGCATAATTTTTTCATTCGACGGTATTGTTCCCAATTTTTATGACATGGAAGACCGCCAGCGCAAATCCATTGTTTCCAAGGACCGTCAGGGCAATACTCAGACTTTTCCCTTGATGGCAATTTCCATTGCTGTTGTTTTTAACATCAACGGAAAGATGAAGCATTTTGGTGAAGCTTCTGCCATTGCCATGGCACTTAAGAAGAAAGCCAAAGAAAACCCCAAGAGCAGCTATGTCCTCGACCGCAGGAATAATAAATAA
- the xerC gene encoding tyrosine recombinase XerC gives MSSTAGIINNLPEPVQVFMTYLDVEKRSSAATLRSYTKDISQFEEFLETRKRTLATPEKVTPDLVRAFLAKLHGQRLAKSSMSRKLSSLRSFFKYMTKHRFIQNDPMVGIRNPKQEIRHPRSLNVDQAINLMDAHVGDEPADKRDLALAEMLYGSGLRVSEAITLDLFDIDTSSGVVRVSGKGNKERLSPLSDAACRAVNDYLAVRAELGPALEEQALFVGNRGGRINRRQVNRILARMAEGAGLHEGVHPHMLRHSFASHMLQSGADMRSVQELLGHEHLSTTQRYTHLNLQQIMNVYDKAHPLAGNQSPDSSEDKKE, from the coding sequence ATGTCCTCGACCGCAGGAATAATAAATAATCTTCCAGAACCTGTTCAGGTTTTTATGACGTATCTGGATGTGGAGAAACGGTCCTCCGCTGCCACTCTGCGTTCCTATACAAAAGACATTTCCCAGTTTGAGGAGTTTCTGGAGACCCGGAAAAGAACCCTTGCGACCCCCGAAAAGGTAACACCGGATCTGGTGCGTGCTTTTCTTGCCAAGCTGCATGGACAGCGTCTTGCCAAGTCGAGCATGTCGCGTAAACTTTCCTCGTTGCGTTCATTTTTCAAGTATATGACCAAGCATCGTTTTATTCAGAATGATCCCATGGTCGGAATCAGGAACCCTAAACAGGAAATTCGCCATCCCCGTTCTTTAAATGTGGATCAGGCCATAAATTTAATGGATGCCCATGTGGGAGATGAACCTGCGGATAAGCGTGATCTGGCTTTGGCTGAGATGTTATATGGTTCCGGTCTGCGGGTAAGCGAGGCTATAACTCTTGACCTTTTTGATATAGATACCTCCAGCGGAGTGGTTCGTGTTTCCGGTAAAGGGAACAAGGAGCGGCTTTCCCCCTTGAGTGATGCGGCCTGCAGGGCTGTGAATGATTATCTGGCAGTTCGTGCCGAGCTTGGACCTGCCCTTGAGGAGCAGGCTTTGTTTGTGGGAAATCGTGGCGGGCGTATCAACCGCAGGCAGGTAAACCGAATTTTGGCCCGTATGGCCGAGGGAGCTGGACTGCATGAGGGAGTTCATCCGCATATGCTTAGGCATAGCTTTGCCTCGCATATGCTGCAGTCAGGGGCTGATATGCGGTCGGTGCAGGAACTTTTGGGGCATGAGCATCTTAGCACCACCCAGCGTTACACCCATTTGAACCTGCAGCAGATTATGAATGTTTATGATAAGGCCCATCCGCTGGCTGGGAACCAGTCGCCGGATTCAAGTGAGGATAAAAAGGAATAG
- a CDS encoding nitronate monooxygenase family protein → MNLPQLKIGDLVAKVPVIQGGMGVGISLSGLASAVAKEGGIGVIAAAMIGLTNKNGGKDHAKAHIETLAEEIRKAKEMTSGILGVNIMVALSNFADMVSTSVKEGADVIFSGAGLPLDLPKYLHDGAKTKLVPIVSSGRAASIICKKWISKFDYLPDAFVVEGPMAGGHLGFKREQLNDPKFALENILPEVIKAVKPFEEKAGRTIPVIAAGGVYSGEDISKYIKMGAAGVQMGTRFVATHECDADEEFKQAYVNSTKEDMAIIQSPVGLPGRAVKNDFLQAVTDGKKSPFKCPFHCIKSCKVEESPYCIASALINAQRGKLKNGFAFAGSNAWRTEKIISVKQLISDLKAEFDRAVAR, encoded by the coding sequence ATGAATCTTCCTCAGCTTAAGATTGGTGATCTGGTAGCAAAGGTGCCCGTCATTCAGGGCGGCATGGGAGTGGGAATTTCCCTTTCCGGTCTTGCTTCCGCAGTTGCCAAAGAAGGCGGCATCGGCGTTATTGCTGCTGCAATGATCGGCCTTACCAACAAAAACGGTGGTAAGGATCACGCAAAAGCACACATCGAAACTCTGGCCGAAGAAATTCGCAAGGCCAAGGAAATGACCTCCGGTATCCTCGGTGTAAACATCATGGTTGCCCTGTCCAACTTCGCGGACATGGTCAGCACCTCTGTAAAAGAAGGCGCAGATGTTATCTTTTCCGGTGCCGGACTGCCCCTCGACCTGCCCAAATACCTGCACGACGGAGCAAAGACCAAGCTGGTCCCCATTGTTTCCTCCGGTCGCGCAGCTTCCATTATCTGCAAGAAATGGATTTCCAAATTCGACTACCTGCCTGATGCATTCGTAGTTGAAGGCCCCATGGCAGGCGGCCACCTCGGCTTCAAACGCGAGCAGCTCAACGATCCCAAATTCGCCCTCGAAAACATCCTTCCCGAAGTAATCAAGGCTGTTAAGCCCTTCGAAGAAAAAGCTGGCCGTACCATCCCGGTTATCGCTGCCGGCGGTGTTTATTCCGGTGAGGACATCAGTAAGTACATCAAGATGGGTGCTGCCGGAGTCCAGATGGGAACCCGCTTTGTTGCCACTCACGAGTGCGATGCTGACGAAGAATTCAAACAGGCTTACGTAAATTCCACCAAAGAAGACATGGCCATCATCCAGAGTCCCGTAGGACTCCCCGGCAGAGCAGTTAAAAACGACTTCCTGCAAGCGGTAACCGATGGCAAAAAGTCTCCCTTCAAGTGCCCGTTCCATTGCATCAAGAGCTGCAAAGTAGAGGAAAGCCCCTACTGCATTGCCTCCGCCCTGATCAATGCCCAGCGCGGCAAGCTGAAAAACGGTTTTGCCTTTGCCGGCTCCAATGCTTGGAGAACCGAAAAGATCATCTCTGTTAAACAGCTCATCTCGGACCTCAAAGCTGAATTCGATCGCGCCGTAGCACGCTAA
- the lhgO gene encoding L-2-hydroxyglutarate oxidase translates to MKTAEIMICGAGIVGLTVARELISRGHKDILIIDKEPEIAKHASGRNSGVLHAGIYYAPGSLRAVSCLSGNFRMKEYCRDKNLPLLETGKVIVARNEEELPTLHELYKRATANGAKVEIIDEQRLAEIEPNAKTTKEALFSHYTAVVDPRAVMQSLYNDLESSGKVSFMLDTKFITAKSNNIIVTDKGEINCGLFINAAGAYSDQVARPFGFGEGYQLIPFKGIYKKLKKEKAHTIKGSIYPVPNIKNPFLGIHFTRGASGDVYLGPTAIPAFGRENYGILSGLDKEAFDIMLRDAILFFKNPKFRSVAFEEPRKYFFKCFFNDAKDLVKELSPDDIESSPKVGIRPQLVDLKRNELVMDFLVESDKKSVHVLNAISPAFTSSMYFAEMIVEKYIH, encoded by the coding sequence ATGAAAACTGCTGAAATCATGATTTGCGGAGCTGGAATTGTAGGTCTTACTGTCGCACGGGAACTGATTTCCAGAGGGCATAAGGATATTCTGATCATCGATAAAGAACCTGAGATTGCAAAGCATGCCTCAGGACGTAACAGCGGAGTCCTGCATGCCGGAATTTACTATGCTCCTGGCAGCCTGCGTGCTGTATCCTGCCTTTCCGGTAACTTCAGGATGAAAGAGTATTGCCGTGATAAAAATCTGCCCCTGCTGGAAACAGGCAAGGTAATTGTCGCCCGCAATGAAGAGGAGCTGCCCACCCTGCATGAGCTATATAAACGGGCCACCGCCAACGGCGCCAAGGTTGAGATCATTGATGAACAGCGTCTTGCAGAAATAGAACCCAATGCAAAAACAACAAAAGAAGCGTTATTTTCACATTACACTGCTGTAGTAGATCCTCGCGCAGTAATGCAATCCTTGTACAATGATCTTGAATCAAGTGGAAAAGTATCCTTCATGCTCGACACTAAGTTTATTACTGCAAAAAGTAATAATATTATAGTTACCGACAAAGGAGAAATCAATTGCGGTCTCTTCATAAACGCAGCCGGTGCCTATAGCGATCAAGTGGCCCGCCCATTCGGGTTTGGCGAAGGCTACCAGCTGATTCCATTCAAAGGAATCTACAAGAAATTAAAGAAAGAAAAGGCCCACACCATCAAGGGTAGTATCTATCCGGTACCCAACATCAAGAATCCTTTTCTCGGCATCCACTTCACCCGCGGTGCTAGCGGCGATGTCTACTTAGGCCCTACCGCCATTCCTGCATTCGGGCGCGAGAACTATGGTATCCTCAGCGGGCTGGACAAAGAAGCATTCGACATAATGCTCCGTGATGCCATCCTTTTTTTCAAAAATCCCAAATTCCGATCCGTTGCATTTGAAGAACCTCGTAAATACTTTTTCAAATGTTTCTTTAACGATGCCAAAGATTTGGTCAAAGAACTTTCCCCGGATGACATTGAAAGTTCGCCCAAAGTGGGTATCCGCCCGCAACTTGTAGATCTGAAACGGAATGAACTTGTCATGGACTTTTTAGTGGAAAGTGATAAAAAGAGTGTGCACGTACTCAACGCTATTTCACCGGCCTTCACTAGCTCCATGTACTTTGCTGAAATGATTGTGGAGAAATACATACACTAG